From Permianibacter aggregans, a single genomic window includes:
- a CDS encoding sodium:solute symporter family protein produces the protein MSVQTWTYLIVGLSFALYIGIAIWSRVGSTKEFYVAGGGVHPVVNGMATAADWMSAASFISMAGLISFMGYDGAVYLLGWTGGYVLLALLLAPYLRKFGKFTVPDFVGDRYYSRTARIVAVFCAIFVSFTYVAGQMRGVGIVFSRFLEVDITTGVIIGMAIVFMYAVLGGMKGITYTQVAQYCVLIFAYMVPAIFISFMMTGHVIPQLGFGAELNDGSGQYLLQKLDGLSTELGFAAYTDGSKGMMDVFCITLALMVGTAGLPHVIVRFFTVPKVRDARSSAGWALLFIAILYTTAPAVAAFARVNMIETVNGKDNTGTLYSEAPEWVSNWEKTGLIKWEDKNNDGRMFYHKDPALNEMNIDRDIMVLANPEIANLPAWVIALVAAGGLAAALSTAAGLLLVISSSISHDVLKNVFMPNISEKQELLYARVAAAFAVVVAGLLGIYPPGFVAQVVAFAFGLAAASFFPIIVLGVFYKRLNKWGAIWGMVTGIGFTAAYIIYFKFIVDAAQNVPANWFLGISPEGIGVVGMIINTVVALVVSHSTKEPPQHVQDLVESIRIPRGSGTATHH, from the coding sequence ATGTCTGTACAAACCTGGACTTATTTGATTGTCGGTTTGAGTTTCGCGCTCTATATCGGCATCGCGATTTGGAGCCGCGTTGGTTCCACGAAAGAATTCTATGTTGCTGGCGGCGGCGTGCATCCAGTCGTCAACGGCATGGCAACCGCTGCGGACTGGATGAGCGCAGCCTCATTCATCTCGATGGCCGGCCTCATTTCCTTCATGGGTTATGACGGCGCCGTTTACCTGCTCGGTTGGACCGGCGGTTACGTGCTGCTGGCCTTGCTGCTCGCGCCTTATCTGCGCAAGTTCGGCAAATTCACCGTGCCGGATTTCGTCGGCGATCGTTACTACTCGCGCACCGCTCGTATCGTCGCGGTGTTCTGTGCGATTTTCGTGTCGTTCACTTACGTCGCCGGGCAAATGCGTGGTGTCGGAATCGTATTCTCGCGCTTTCTGGAGGTGGACATCACCACCGGCGTCATCATCGGCATGGCCATCGTGTTCATGTACGCCGTACTCGGTGGCATGAAAGGCATCACCTATACGCAGGTTGCACAATATTGCGTGCTGATTTTTGCCTACATGGTCCCTGCCATTTTCATTTCGTTCATGATGACTGGCCATGTTATTCCGCAGCTGGGTTTTGGTGCCGAACTGAATGACGGCTCCGGGCAATATCTATTACAGAAACTCGATGGGCTAAGTACCGAGTTAGGATTCGCGGCGTATACCGACGGCAGTAAAGGCATGATGGATGTCTTCTGCATTACGCTCGCGCTGATGGTCGGAACCGCTGGTCTGCCACACGTTATCGTTCGCTTCTTCACGGTGCCGAAAGTACGTGATGCCCGCAGCTCGGCCGGTTGGGCGCTGCTGTTCATCGCCATTCTCTACACCACCGCTCCGGCTGTTGCCGCGTTTGCGCGCGTCAATATGATCGAAACGGTCAACGGTAAAGACAACACCGGCACGCTGTACAGCGAGGCACCGGAATGGGTCAGCAACTGGGAAAAAACCGGGCTGATCAAGTGGGAAGACAAGAACAATGACGGCCGCATGTTCTATCACAAAGACCCTGCGTTGAATGAAATGAACATCGATCGCGACATCATGGTGCTGGCCAACCCGGAAATCGCCAATCTGCCAGCCTGGGTGATTGCGCTGGTTGCCGCCGGTGGTCTTGCCGCCGCGCTATCAACCGCAGCGGGTTTGTTGCTGGTGATTTCCAGTTCGATTTCGCATGACGTGTTGAAGAATGTGTTCATGCCAAATATCTCGGAAAAACAGGAGCTGCTCTATGCGCGCGTTGCCGCCGCGTTTGCGGTGGTCGTTGCCGGCTTGCTCGGCATTTATCCGCCCGGATTCGTGGCACAGGTCGTTGCCTTCGCGTTCGGATTAGCAGCCGCTTCGTTCTTCCCGATTATCGTGCTCGGCGTGTTCTACAAGCGCCTGAACAAATGGGGCGCCATTTGGGGCATGGTCACCGGTATCGGCTTTACCGCCGCCTACATCATCTACTTCAAGTTCATAGTCGATGCGGCGCAAAACGTCCCAGCCAATTGGTTCCTTGGCATTTCGCCAGAGGGTATCGGTGTCGTCGGTATGATCATTAATACCGTGGTCGCGCTGGTCGTTAGCCACAGCACCAAAGAACCGCCACAACATGTGCAGGACCTGGTCGAGAGTATCCGCATTCCGCGTGGTTCAGGTACCGCTACGCATCATTGA
- a CDS encoding exonuclease domain-containing protein, with protein sequence MLSKWLAGFFPSKIPDELVAIDLETSSLDPRAARILSIGAVRIAKRRVLIGEALHYHILTRAEDVHETAVIHGIRGIDVEQGLPIKEALNALREFIGERPLLGYHHSFDRRVLNLALQRNALPELNNPAIELAALYQRHWQKRHPITPPNLAFEQICAQFNIEPIGRHTALGDAATTALCYLALTHQP encoded by the coding sequence ATGCTCAGCAAATGGCTCGCCGGATTTTTTCCGAGCAAAATCCCCGATGAACTAGTGGCGATCGATCTCGAAACCAGCTCGCTTGATCCGCGCGCAGCCCGCATCTTGTCAATCGGCGCCGTGCGCATCGCCAAGCGACGTGTGCTCATAGGCGAAGCCCTGCATTATCATATCCTGACCCGAGCAGAAGACGTGCATGAAACGGCGGTCATTCATGGCATTCGCGGTATCGATGTCGAACAAGGTTTACCGATTAAAGAGGCACTGAACGCGCTGCGTGAGTTTATTGGCGAAAGACCATTACTCGGCTATCACCACAGCTTCGATCGCCGGGTATTGAATCTGGCGCTGCAACGCAACGCGCTACCAGAGCTCAACAACCCCGCCATCGAACTCGCCGCACTCTATCAACGCCACTGGCAAAAACGCCATCCGATCACACCACCGAATCTCGCGTTCGAACAGATTTGCGCGCAGTTCAATATCGAACCAATAGGTCGCCACACCGCGCTTGGTGATGCCGCTACAACGGCGCTTTGTTATCTGGCGTTGACGCATCAGCCCTGA
- a CDS encoding DUF294 nucleotidyltransferase-like domain-containing protein, with protein MISEFDFSEAPFSFLTAEQQSLLRRHLSLEYFPAGTIIVKVESAAPGLYRVMKGHVLAFQHQAQGRQLFSDYHEGDLFAAYGLPEQRAHYEYQAAEDSICYLLNRDVFLQLLDENSALQAWFSGALEHKSRGIQQRDDLPELAGMMLSRVGEIRLHQPVWVNAHATIREVTEKMQAADADAALAVIGSDTGIVTRTDLLRALTQHNLSPDSAIGPIASYPLIAVREEDFLMQALLTMTRHRIDRVAVTHEDGVMSLLGMNEILSHFSTHSHVITLRIARAQQLSDLTAIASDMHRLTATLYQHGVHMQALGELIGALNAQLMERVFTLTFPVDWQDDCCLLALGSEGRHEQLLRTDQDNALVLARDPDTALVQAAEAFSAALLQLGFPPCPGQIMVNNPYWRRTTEKWSESIFRWAEQGEAEAFMHLGLLSDARAVAGNASLLNPIEQTMKQLASNKIFLRAIVAEALAFQSAFTIFGRLRSDRSGIDLKKGGIFPLVHGIRVLALEAGIRTSSSFDRIERLRELNILRSKTAANLKQALSVLMRLRLNQQLSDYRFAEAPDNAVYPERMRYLDRELLRDALRVVEQLKELLKSRFQL; from the coding sequence ATGATTAGCGAATTCGACTTTTCCGAAGCACCGTTCAGTTTTCTGACTGCTGAGCAGCAGTCGCTGCTGCGCCGTCATCTGAGTCTGGAGTATTTTCCGGCCGGCACCATCATCGTCAAAGTTGAAAGCGCCGCACCGGGCTTGTATCGGGTCATGAAAGGTCATGTGCTGGCGTTTCAACATCAGGCTCAAGGCCGGCAGTTATTCAGCGACTATCACGAAGGCGATTTGTTCGCGGCTTATGGACTGCCAGAGCAACGCGCCCACTACGAATATCAAGCTGCCGAAGACAGCATTTGCTATTTGCTGAATCGCGATGTCTTTCTGCAATTGCTTGATGAAAACAGCGCGCTCCAGGCCTGGTTCAGCGGCGCGCTGGAGCATAAATCACGGGGCATTCAACAGCGCGACGACTTACCCGAGCTGGCCGGCATGATGCTGTCACGGGTTGGTGAAATCCGGCTGCATCAACCGGTTTGGGTTAATGCGCACGCGACCATCCGCGAAGTGACCGAGAAAATGCAAGCGGCCGATGCCGATGCCGCGCTGGCGGTGATCGGTAGCGACACCGGCATTGTCACCCGCACCGATTTGCTGCGAGCGCTTACCCAGCACAATTTGTCACCGGACTCCGCTATCGGCCCTATCGCCTCCTATCCGTTGATTGCCGTGCGCGAAGAAGATTTTCTGATGCAAGCGCTATTGACCATGACCCGGCATCGCATTGATCGGGTTGCCGTTACCCATGAAGATGGCGTCATGTCGCTGCTCGGCATGAACGAAATCTTAAGTCACTTTTCCACGCACTCGCATGTCATTACCTTGCGTATCGCTCGCGCCCAACAACTCAGTGATTTGACCGCCATTGCCAGCGACATGCATCGACTCACCGCGACGTTGTATCAACACGGCGTGCATATGCAGGCATTGGGCGAACTGATTGGCGCCTTGAATGCCCAGTTGATGGAACGCGTCTTTACGCTGACCTTTCCTGTCGATTGGCAAGACGATTGTTGTCTACTGGCACTCGGCAGCGAAGGCCGACATGAGCAATTGCTACGTACCGATCAAGACAATGCGTTGGTGCTGGCACGCGATCCGGATACCGCCTTGGTGCAAGCAGCCGAAGCATTCAGCGCCGCGCTGTTGCAGCTCGGCTTCCCACCCTGCCCCGGCCAGATCATGGTCAATAATCCGTATTGGCGACGCACCACAGAAAAATGGTCAGAGAGTATTTTTCGCTGGGCGGAACAGGGAGAGGCTGAAGCATTCATGCATCTCGGATTGCTCAGCGATGCCCGTGCGGTCGCCGGTAACGCCAGCCTGTTGAACCCGATTGAGCAAACCATGAAGCAACTGGCCAGCAATAAAATCTTTTTGCGCGCCATCGTCGCTGAGGCACTGGCCTTCCAAAGCGCGTTCACGATTTTCGGCCGCCTGCGCAGCGACCGTTCCGGTATTGATCTGAAAAAAGGCGGCATATTCCCGTTGGTGCATGGCATCCGCGTGCTGGCGCTGGAAGCGGGAATACGTACCAGCAGCAGTTTTGATCGCATCGAGCGTTTGCGCGAGCTGAACATCCTGCGCAGCAAAACTGCCGCCAATCTGAAACAAGCACTGTCCGTGCTGATGCGCTTACGCCTGAATCAACAACTCAGCGACTACCGCTTTGCCGAAGCGCCGGACAACGCCGTCTATCCGGAGCGTATGCGTTATCTTGATCGTGAATTGCTGCGCGACGCGCTGCGCGTCGTAGAACAACTGAAAGAGCTGCTGAAAAGCCGCTTTCAACTGTAA
- a CDS encoding zinc-dependent metalloprotease: protein MQKLKCLALSCLFSAAFATLPADAAAPKTDSWTSSVQQAQHQSGLFDLYWNADKNQLHIAVGANTGPLLLGASLAQGLGSNDVGLDRASVREFRLVEFRRYGNKVLLIQPNQRFIADSESAAERQTVAEGFADSVLWAGEIIATTGNGDQQRWLLDFSSFVLSDQFGIATQIQQTDGNAYQIDALRSVVLGEELKSHPENIELEALLTFAGKGDGKFVGDVAMTNSALTMRQHLSFIKAPDAGFKPRAYHPYSGGFVHNRMDFAQPLDSALLQPLQVRFRLEKINPGPAPSKVKKPIVFYLDPGTPEPVRSALLDGANWWKTAFEKAGFIDAFRTEVLPEGVDPTDSRYNFIAWTHRATRGWSYGAYLHDPRTGEIIRGVVNLGSQRVRHDILIAEGLLAPYGKANEAELKNEAQQMALARLRQLSAHEVGHALGLNHNFAASVQGNGSVMDYPHPQVRLDDTGKIRLDTAYDVGVGAWDDYIVKHAYGVFENDQQDLLALRRDARVAGLQYMADADVRFIGAANPHGNLWDFGGDTLQTYDQLMRIRGIALSNFGRHALPPTHSTGELQTRLVPIYLLHRYQLEAVARLIGGVSYAYLNANETEARLQPVTGDQQRLALQRMLQALSPQTLTLPDSLRTQLLPVAEGYNRTREAFDTRTTPMFDPISAAEATAAYTLDMLLAPERLNRIAEYQHGNDSLRLGTVFNQLYEEVWEKRVRDDSPLAPAIDRTVKLTSIHKLIASYQSPKLHETVKAELWQQLKTWQKEIASDRRRSATHEYAASILETFFAAPAEFKPRADYRLPPGSPI, encoded by the coding sequence ATGCAGAAGTTGAAGTGCCTCGCCCTGTCTTGCCTATTCTCTGCAGCGTTCGCCACCCTCCCTGCCGATGCTGCAGCGCCGAAAACCGATTCCTGGACCAGCAGCGTGCAACAGGCACAGCACCAGAGCGGTTTATTCGACCTGTATTGGAACGCCGATAAAAACCAACTCCATATCGCCGTCGGTGCCAACACTGGACCGTTGCTGCTCGGTGCTTCGTTGGCACAGGGCCTTGGCTCCAACGATGTCGGCCTCGACCGTGCCAGCGTCCGTGAATTTCGTTTGGTGGAATTCCGTCGCTACGGCAACAAGGTGCTGCTGATACAACCCAACCAGCGCTTCATCGCCGACAGCGAATCGGCCGCCGAACGCCAAACCGTTGCCGAAGGCTTTGCTGATTCCGTGCTGTGGGCTGGCGAAATCATCGCGACCACCGGCAATGGCGATCAACAGCGTTGGCTGCTCGACTTCTCCTCATTCGTGCTTAGCGATCAATTCGGTATCGCGACGCAGATTCAGCAAACCGATGGCAATGCCTATCAAATCGATGCGTTGCGCAGCGTCGTGCTCGGTGAAGAGCTGAAAAGTCATCCGGAAAATATCGAGCTGGAAGCACTGCTGACATTCGCTGGCAAAGGCGACGGCAAATTCGTCGGCGATGTGGCGATGACCAACTCAGCATTAACCATGCGCCAGCACTTGAGTTTTATCAAAGCACCCGACGCTGGCTTCAAACCGCGTGCCTATCATCCGTACTCCGGCGGTTTTGTTCACAACCGCATGGACTTTGCTCAACCGCTGGACAGTGCCTTGTTGCAACCATTGCAAGTGCGTTTCCGGCTGGAAAAAATTAACCCCGGGCCCGCCCCATCCAAAGTCAAAAAACCGATCGTGTTTTATCTCGACCCCGGCACACCGGAGCCGGTGCGCTCCGCGTTACTTGATGGTGCCAACTGGTGGAAAACCGCATTTGAAAAAGCCGGCTTTATCGATGCATTCCGCACCGAAGTTTTGCCGGAAGGGGTAGACCCGACCGATAGCCGCTACAACTTTATCGCCTGGACCCATCGTGCCACACGTGGCTGGTCATACGGCGCTTACCTGCACGACCCGCGCACTGGCGAAATCATTCGCGGCGTCGTTAATCTCGGTTCGCAGCGCGTCCGTCACGATATTCTGATTGCTGAAGGCTTGTTGGCGCCGTACGGCAAAGCCAACGAAGCCGAACTGAAAAACGAAGCGCAGCAAATGGCCCTGGCGCGTCTGCGGCAATTGTCCGCGCACGAAGTGGGTCATGCGCTCGGACTCAATCATAACTTTGCCGCCAGTGTGCAAGGCAACGGTTCCGTCATGGATTACCCGCATCCGCAAGTTCGTCTCGATGACACCGGCAAAATCCGTCTCGATACCGCCTACGATGTCGGTGTCGGTGCCTGGGATGATTACATCGTCAAACATGCTTATGGTGTGTTCGAAAATGACCAGCAGGATTTGCTGGCACTGCGCCGTGATGCCCGCGTCGCTGGCTTGCAGTACATGGCCGATGCCGACGTGCGCTTTATCGGTGCCGCGAACCCACACGGCAACTTATGGGATTTCGGCGGTGACACACTACAAACCTATGACCAGCTGATGCGCATACGCGGCATTGCGTTAAGTAACTTCGGCCGACATGCGCTACCGCCTACACACAGCACTGGCGAACTGCAAACCCGATTGGTTCCTATCTATTTATTGCATCGCTATCAGCTTGAAGCCGTCGCGCGCTTGATCGGCGGCGTTTCCTACGCCTATCTGAATGCCAACGAAACCGAAGCGCGCTTACAGCCGGTTACTGGCGATCAGCAACGCTTGGCACTGCAACGTATGTTGCAAGCGCTATCACCACAAACCCTTACCTTGCCCGATTCGCTTCGCACGCAATTGCTGCCGGTCGCCGAAGGTTATAACCGTACCCGCGAAGCCTTTGATACCCGCACCACGCCGATGTTCGATCCGATCAGTGCTGCCGAAGCCACCGCCGCCTACACACTGGATATGTTGCTGGCGCCGGAGCGCTTGAATCGCATTGCGGAATACCAACATGGTAATGACTCGCTGCGTTTGGGTACCGTGTTCAATCAGCTTTATGAAGAAGTTTGGGAAAAGCGTGTTCGAGATGACTCGCCATTGGCGCCAGCAATCGATCGCACGGTCAAACTCACCTCGATACACAAATTGATTGCCTCGTATCAATCACCGAAACTGCACGAAACCGTCAAAGCGGAACTATGGCAGCAATTGAAAACCTGGCAAAAAGAAATTGCCTCAGACCGGCGTCGCTCGGCAACCCATGAATACGCAGCATCAATACTGGAAACGTTCTTTGCCGCGCCAGCCGAGTTCAAACCCAGAGCGGATTATCGACTGCCTCCTGGCTCACCGATTTGA
- the tnpA gene encoding IS200/IS605 family transposase — protein sequence MSRFIRASHVIWHCQYHIVWTPKYRFRILKGPIAKEIHQCVMLFCLRLGCQVVELNVQVDHVHLLVKIPPKTSVSELMGVLKGRTAIRIFSEFPYLRKKPYWGNHFWAKGYCADTVGLNAEMIQKYVKYQEKQEQHQQQLEFARNSEPSQKGR from the coding sequence ATGAGCAGGTTTATAAGAGCGTCGCATGTCATATGGCATTGTCAATACCATATTGTCTGGACGCCGAAGTATCGGTTTCGGATATTGAAAGGGCCGATAGCAAAAGAGATTCATCAATGTGTGATGCTCTTTTGTTTGAGGCTAGGCTGTCAGGTAGTTGAATTAAATGTGCAGGTCGATCATGTGCACTTACTGGTGAAGATTCCGCCAAAGACATCGGTATCAGAGCTGATGGGAGTCCTGAAAGGCCGCACTGCGATACGGATATTCAGTGAATTTCCGTACTTAAGGAAGAAGCCGTATTGGGGCAATCATTTCTGGGCGAAAGGATATTGCGCCGATACGGTCGGCCTGAACGCAGAGATGATTCAGAAGTACGTGAAATATCAGGAAAAGCAGGAACAACATCAGCAGCAGTTGGAGTTTGCACGGAACAGCGAGCCTTCTCAGAAGGGTCGCTAG
- a CDS encoding M9 family metallopeptidase produces MNHFRMALFASLTMAVIGQAYAGPDHEHSTVVDQQTEAPIKGAPKPHFRTQRAVDADRKQFDLPSREEQQLVAKKLQKSFVTKSALNLNAAEDCNAIEGFRSRSGATLANYIAGLPDVQCTYGLFSINSSDGNIIYSAGNMRAVTDLLNQLSPSYQANSRNVANLVLYLRAGYYLAYGEVIPEPANDVTASSVSAVEKLIDNPALFNENAYASSTANETMTLITNLHKEMHFIPRMKTLVQRFTNTNSQPNAADKLKQYTASSGFTGVLTVFYRAHFKYGENASLQTDISLPTALSNFVTNNRTALEGTSFAYQLTDAANEAYRFLQYAGQKPTVKPLVKSMLNQTSLNGPGADLWLAAASAVKYYDNENCAEYGVCNLEETVANAVLTITHTCSDTIRLRVQQMSASELQETCGKMQTQESYFHQMFPNNQQSVADDYNSQLEVVVFDDYTNYDRFAGIIYGIGTDNGGMYLEGDPSQQGNQARFIAHEASWLRPDFVIWNLEHEYVHYLDGRFNLYGDFSESVSKPTVWWIEGAAEYLAKKNDYQDAIDEAKTVRYSLSEIFANTYSMSDYVARAYRWGYMAVRFMNEKHRGDIDAMLQLWRQGDYDGYQNYINNIGTQYNSEFAAWVQTATTGGTPPLPGGDAALVSGQAVTVSAAKGEWKHFYIDVPRNTSRLDLVSSGGSGDADLYVKYGSKPTLTSYDKRPYLSGNNESAFYTNPPAGRYYVSLHAYAAFQNASLKATVTTGGGSGACERNDRLENGCTISGLSSSSNAYIAMWVPRGARNLTIRTSGGTGIADLYVKAGDWPGPGNYHWAATGSGNNKSVSVATPPGGQWFYITLNAVQPFSGLSITARFDP; encoded by the coding sequence AAGGGAGCTCCCAAGCCACATTTTCGTACGCAACGCGCTGTCGATGCCGATCGCAAGCAGTTTGATCTGCCTAGCCGCGAAGAGCAGCAACTGGTGGCGAAAAAACTGCAAAAGTCTTTTGTCACCAAGTCGGCCCTGAATTTGAATGCCGCAGAAGATTGCAATGCCATTGAGGGCTTTCGCAGTCGTAGTGGCGCAACCTTGGCAAACTATATTGCTGGCCTGCCGGATGTTCAGTGCACTTACGGTTTGTTCAGCATCAACAGCAGCGATGGCAACATCATTTACAGCGCCGGCAATATGCGTGCGGTAACCGATTTGCTCAATCAACTGTCACCGAGCTATCAAGCCAACAGCCGCAATGTCGCGAACCTGGTGCTTTATCTTCGTGCTGGTTATTACCTGGCCTATGGTGAGGTGATCCCGGAGCCGGCGAACGACGTCACGGCCAGCTCAGTCAGCGCAGTGGAAAAGCTGATCGATAATCCGGCGCTTTTCAACGAAAACGCCTACGCGAGCAGCACCGCCAACGAGACGATGACGCTGATCACCAATCTGCACAAGGAAATGCACTTCATTCCAAGAATGAAGACATTGGTGCAGCGTTTCACCAATACCAACTCGCAACCGAACGCTGCAGACAAGCTGAAGCAATATACCGCTTCGTCCGGTTTTACCGGTGTGCTGACGGTGTTTTATCGTGCGCACTTCAAGTACGGCGAGAATGCTTCGCTACAAACCGATATCAGCCTGCCTACGGCGTTATCGAATTTTGTGACCAACAATCGTACGGCATTGGAAGGAACATCATTTGCGTATCAATTGACCGATGCCGCCAACGAAGCCTATCGCTTCTTGCAGTATGCAGGTCAGAAGCCGACGGTAAAGCCGCTGGTGAAATCGATGCTGAACCAGACCAGCTTGAACGGTCCTGGCGCAGATCTCTGGTTGGCAGCGGCCTCGGCAGTCAAGTATTACGACAACGAAAACTGTGCGGAATACGGTGTTTGTAATCTGGAGGAAACCGTTGCCAATGCGGTACTGACCATTACCCATACTTGCAGCGATACCATCCGTTTGCGCGTGCAGCAGATGTCAGCCAGTGAGTTGCAGGAAACCTGCGGAAAAATGCAGACGCAGGAAAGCTACTTTCATCAGATGTTCCCGAACAATCAACAATCGGTTGCTGATGATTACAACAGCCAGCTGGAAGTGGTCGTGTTCGATGACTACACCAATTACGATCGCTTTGCCGGCATCATCTATGGCATCGGTACTGATAATGGTGGCATGTACCTGGAAGGTGACCCGTCACAGCAAGGCAATCAGGCGCGCTTTATCGCCCACGAAGCATCGTGGTTGCGTCCGGATTTCGTGATTTGGAATCTGGAACACGAATACGTGCATTATCTTGATGGTCGCTTCAATCTTTATGGCGATTTCTCGGAGTCTGTCTCCAAGCCAACCGTGTGGTGGATAGAAGGTGCCGCCGAGTATCTGGCCAAGAAGAATGATTATCAAGATGCGATTGATGAAGCGAAAACCGTGCGCTACAGCCTGTCGGAAATTTTCGCCAATACCTACAGCATGAGCGACTATGTGGCCCGCGCGTATCGCTGGGGTTATATGGCTGTGCGCTTCATGAACGAGAAACATCGCGGTGATATCGATGCAATGTTGCAGCTCTGGCGTCAGGGTGATTACGACGGTTATCAGAACTACATCAACAACATCGGCACGCAGTACAACAGCGAATTCGCTGCCTGGGTGCAAACCGCTACGACCGGTGGCACACCACCATTGCCGGGTGGCGATGCCGCATTGGTCTCTGGCCAGGCCGTTACGGTCTCCGCGGCGAAAGGTGAATGGAAGCATTTCTATATCGATGTGCCGCGCAATACTTCACGCCTGGATCTCGTCAGCAGCGGCGGCAGCGGTGACGCCGATTTGTATGTCAAATACGGCAGCAAACCGACCTTGACCAGCTACGACAAGCGCCCATACCTCAGTGGTAATAATGAGAGTGCGTTCTACACCAATCCACCGGCCGGTCGTTACTACGTTTCGTTGCATGCTTACGCGGCTTTCCAAAACGCCTCGTTGAAAGCGACGGTAACAACCGGTGGTGGCAGTGGCGCCTGCGAACGTAACGATCGCTTGGAAAACGGTTGTACGATCAGCGGTCTATCCAGCAGCAGCAATGCGTATATCGCCATGTGGGTGCCACGCGGTGCACGTAACCTGACGATACGCACCAGCGGCGGTACCGGCATAGCCGACTTGTATGTCAAAGCCGGCGACTGGCCAGGCCCGGGCAACTATCACTGGGCGGCTACTGGTTCCGGTAACAATAAATCGGTATCGGTCGCGACACCGCCCGGCGGTCAGTGGTTCTATATCACCTTGAACGCCGTGCAACCGTTCTCGGGATTATCGATTACCGCGAGGTTTGATCCGTAA
- a CDS encoding DUF4212 domain-containing protein, which yields MSSSSNGSAKAYWAANKRVLALCLSLWAIFGFVLSIFFAEPLNQFEFFGFKLGFWFAQQGAIYVFVVLIFYYAKRMNYLDRHHDVHED from the coding sequence ATGAGCAGCTCCAGCAATGGTTCCGCCAAAGCCTATTGGGCCGCAAACAAGCGCGTACTGGCGCTCTGTTTGAGCCTGTGGGCCATTTTCGGTTTTGTCCTGAGCATTTTCTTCGCTGAACCACTCAACCAATTTGAGTTCTTCGGCTTCAAGCTGGGATTCTGGTTTGCCCAGCAAGGCGCCATCTACGTGTTCGTAGTGCTGATTTTCTATTACGCCAAACGCATGAACTACCTCGATCGTCACCACGACGTGCACGAAGACTGA